The genome window CGGCAGCGTGATCGTCGGGATCAAGAACGTCAAGCGATTCCCGATCACCATGACGATCAAGGACAATTCGGGGGTGAAGAAGGTCAGCTCGGTGTCCGCGATCAACCGGACCAATGGTCACGGACCGGTGGACTACCTCGGTACGACATGCAGGAAGACCAGCACGACGACCTCCGTGTGCACCGCGACGATGGAGTTCGACCCGTCGTGGATCGACTCCTACGGAAGCGGCAACGAGGGCTGGGACGCCAACGCGGTCGCGGGCCACTGGCAGGTCGACGCCACGGTCCACGCCAATGACGGGGACTACTGGATCTCGGACAGCATCGCCTCGTTCAAGATGAAGCGTGCCGCGACCCTGACCACCGACGCCGCGCCCGAGCCCGTGCGGAAGGGCGGCACGCTCACCGTCACCGGAAAGCTGTCACGGGCCAACTGGACGGACCTGAAGTACCACGCGTTCACCAAGCAGGTGGTGAAGCTTCAGTACAAGAAGCCGGGCGGCAGGTACAGCACGGTGAAGACCGCGACCACGGACAGCAAGGGCCACCTCCGCACGACGGTGAAGGCCGCCGCTTCGGGCAGCTGGCGCTGGGCGTTCCTCGGTACGAACACGACCATGAAGGTCGTCTCGACGGGTGATGCCGTCACGGTGAAGTGATCTCGCGGCGGGCCGGGAAACGGCCCGCCGACGGGCCACCCCTCGTGCCGGACCCGGCACGCAACGACCTGCTCGAATCCGGCACCCGGGAGCCGTCCATGTCGGCGTCTGGGTCGCCGAATCGGGCTGTCCGTCAGTTGCAGGACTTCATGGTCCCGAGCCGTTGCCGCACCCGCCCGGCGTGCCTGTGTCCATGAGGATGCTTTCCCGGATGGTGCCGCGGTCGATGATGTCGCACGGAGCGGCCCCGTCTCCGGCCGTCAGGGCTCGATGGTCAGCACCTCGGCCACGGGGCGGCGAGGCGTGCACGGCCCCTCGGGTCCGTATCCGAGGCGCACGATCATCTGCGGGTGTCCCGTGCCGAGGGCCGGGGCGCGCAGGAGATGCCGGAGCTCCGGCCATTCGAGGGGCTGGGTCGCGAACGAGGCGACGAGCCCGTGCAGCACGGCGGTGAGCAGGACGCGCTCCAGGGCCTGACCGGCGCGCAGCCAGTCGGCCGGACGGTCGCGCGCGGTACGGAGCAGGGCGAGCTGCGGCCGGTCCTCGAACAGGGCGTCAGCCCGGCCCGGGACGATGTCCGTGCCGGCGAAGTCACGGTTCAGTGCCCTGCCCGACGCGTCGGTGGGGCCGAAGGCGTAGTCCGGGACGCCGTCGACCGGTGCCTCCCTGCTCGTGTCCCGGGTCCAGTAGCGCTGCTCCGCCTCCCTCGCCGGGTCGCGCAGGTCGAATCCCTCGCCGTCCCTGATCAGCACGAGCACCCCCTCCAGGTGGTCCGGCGGCAGAAACGCGAATTCGACCCCCTCGCGGCGGGCCGCTTCGGTGAGGAGTGCGCGGACGTCGTCGGGGATCGCCCGGTCGTCGAACGGATACCGGCTGGTGTGACGGTGCCGGATCGCGGGGTACAGAGCGGCGAGGGCCGCATCCGCGGGCGTCGCGGGTACGCCGGTGCCTTCGTGCAGGCGGACCGACGCCACGAGGGCGGGATCGCCGGGAACCGGAAGCAGCGTGGTCACCGCGTCGAGGCCCCGGTGTGATGCCGACGCCCGCAGATTCAGCAGTGCCGCGCCGCACCCCACGTGCAGACCGCGAGTGGAGGGGTCGGCCTCGGGCATCTCACGGTCGAACTCCGCCCGCAGCGTGAGCGTCCGGGTGGAGCGCCGGTATTGGAATCGCCAGGGCTGGGCATTGTGCATGGACGGGGCGGCGGTGGCATCGGCGACCAATTCCTTCAGCGTGCCCTCGTCGAGCGGCTGTGCAGGCATCCGGGACCTCCCGCATCGGACGCAGGGTCTTCTTCCACCGTCGCACGTCAGGCAGGTCCCGGCGCGAAGACCGGTCGTCCGTGGCCGGCCGAGCGAGTCTCCCGTACGGCTGTACCAGCGGGAGAACACCGCTTCCGTGCAGCGCACGTCCCACGTCGCACCTCGCAGGTCGCGTCTCGCACGTCGGACACTGCGCAGCGCAATGTCCGAATAGCGCCAGATCCGGTGCCGGCTGTCAGCGAGCATGGATCACGGGGCCACCCGTCGCGACGCCGGGTGGGGACGACCACACCCCATCGAGGAGGAGCCGGAGCCGGGCCGGGGAACGAGCGTCCCGGGCCGCCGTCGGCCGGTCCGGGGGAGGATCGGCTGCCGATGGCACCCCGTTCGGCACGGCACCATCACCATGCCCGCTGAGCGCACGACCGACAGGCGGAAGCCTGGGGAACAGGGAACCAGACCCATGACCGACACCACACACCCGGCCCGCCCGGCCGGAACCGTGCGCGACCTGGTCGACGCCACCGACTGGACCGCGCTCACCGACGAGCTCGCCGCCCACGGCAGCGCGCCGACCGGGCGGCTGCTCACCTCCGCCCAGTGCCGGGAGATCGCCGCTCTGTACGACGAGACCGAGCGCTTCCGCTCCACCGTCGACATGGCCCGCCACCGTTTCGGCTCCGGCCAGTACCGCTACTTCAGCCACGATCTGCCCGAAGTGGTGGGGGAGTTGCGTGAGGCGTTCTATCCGCACCTGCTGCACATCGCCCGTGACTGGTCCGCGAAGCTGGGCACGTCCGCGCCGTGGCCCGACGAACTGGCCGAGTGGCTCGGCATGTGTCATGCGGCGGGGCAGTCCAAGTCCGCCCAGATCCTGCTGCGTTACGGCGCCGGGGACTGGAACGCCCTGCACCGCGACGTGTTCGGCGACATGCTCTTCCCGCTCCAGGTCGTCATCGGCCTCGATGTGCCCGGCACCGACTACACCGGTGGTGAGTTCCTCATGACCGAACAGCGGCCCCGCGCACAGTCACGCGGATCGGCCACCACCCTTCTCCAGGGCCACGGGCTGGTCTTCACCACCCGCGACCGGCCGGTCGCCTCCAGGCGCGGATGGTCGATCGCGCCCATGCGGCACGGTGTCAGCACCGTCCGCTCCGGCCGGCGCCGCACCCTCGGCCTCGTCTTCCACGACGCCCGGTGAACGACACCACCGAGCCCGGCCCCGGGCGATCGTACGGGCGGCTGGACCGCCCCTCCGCACAACGGACGATCGCCCGAGGGCACTTCGTGGATGCCGCGCGGAGTACGTCACCCGGCCTCCGTACCTCTGACATCGACAGCCCCGCACCGCACGCACACACCGAAGCGGAGCTGGCCGCTCTGATCGGCCTGCTGACCGCGCCGCGTCCGCGCATCCGGTCCGTCGCCGTAGGGCACGGTCGTGACGCCGAATCCGTCGACGCCGCGCGGGCGTTCGTACGTTGCTGGCAGGATCTGGACAAGGACGTGCTCGTCGTCGTCGACTGGCCGGAGGACGCCGCCTCGTGGCTCCGTCCGGCCCGGCGGCTGACCGCCCAGTCCCCGGACGCGTGGGTGCTGGCCGGGGCTCCGCGCGGCGTGGCCCGGCTGACCCGGCGCCTGCGCCGGTCCACCGACTGGGCGGCGGACCGCACCTTCGGCTTCGCCTCGCTCGGAACCCCGCGACTCGTCGAACTCGCCGGTGCCGGCACCGTCCACGGTCTGCGCGGCGCCTGCGCCGACGGAGGCACCTGGGACCTGCGCCGCGGCTGGACCACCTGCTACGAGCCCCCGGGCCGGACGTCGGGGTGACCAGGCGCGTCGACGCGGGTGGCGGTCAGCGCGGCGTCCGGAACCGGCGCGAGGGGGCTGGTGGCGCAGGCGTCGGGGACCGTGCAGGCTCGCAGATAGGCGGCGACCACGGCCGCCGCCCGCGCTCTCCAGCCCCTGGAGGTGGCGTTCTGGATCCGCATCAGTGCGTGCCCTTCGCGTGCCGGACGGCCGCCTCGGCCAGTCCTGTGATCAGGGGGTGGGGTCGGGTGCCGTCGCCGTGCAGTTCGGGCTGGAAGAGGGTGGCGAGGAAGAAGGGATGTGCCGGCAGTTCGGCGATGCGGACCTCGCCCGCGTCGTCGACGCCGGTGAAGCGCAGTCCATGCGACCGCAGCAGGTCGAGATGGTGGGGATTGGGCCCGTAGTTGCAGTAATAGCGCTCCACCGTGCGCTCGGCGCCGAGGAGCTGGGCGGCCCACGACCCGTCGGTGAGCTCGATCGCGCCCTCGTGGCCGACCAGCGAGCAGGCGAGCGGGATGAGCACCGCGTCCTCGGTGGCGGTCAGTGGCGCGTTCTCGGTGTGACCGGCGTCCGCCAGTCCGCACACATTGCGGGCGTACTCGAGCAGGGCGTGCTGGAAGCCCCCGCAGGTGCCCAGAAAGGGAATGCCTTGCTCACGGGCGGTACGGATGGCCGCGAGCGCCCCCGCTTCGCTGCGGTACGGGCTGCCGGGCAGCACCCAGACCGCGTCGAACCCCTCGACGCCCTCCACGGCCTCCTGCGTGGGGATCCAGTAGGCGTCGAGGTCCAGTCCGTCGCGGTTGCGCAGGGAGTCCAGCAGAACAGGGACGCGGGTATGGGAGCGGACGGCCGGATCCCGGTCGCCGACCAGGGCGATACGTGCGGTGTGGGTCATGGCCCCATCGAATCGCAGCTTCCGCATCACGTCCAACGATGATCTGCGCATCCAGCATTAGCGATACTGATATCCATGGACCCGCATCTGCTGCGTACCTTCGTCGCCGTCGTCGAACAACGCTCCTTCTCCGCCGCCGCCCAGGCGCTGGGCTACACCCAGTCCGCCGTGTCCCAGCACATCGCCGCCCTGGAGAACGATCTCGGCACCCGGCTGGTGGAGCGCCGCCCCGTCGGGCCGACAGCGGCGGGCGAGAGGCTCATGGAACACGCCTCACCGCTACTGCTCCGCCTCGACGCGGCCCGTGCCGATGTCGCCCGGGTCGGACGGACCCACCCCACCGGGCTGACCCTCGCCTGCGGCCCCGCGGCACTCACGCCCGCCGTCGCCGGGGAGCTGGCCCGCCTGCGCACCGACACGCCCGGACTCGCCGTGGACGTCCAGGTGCTCGGACGGGCAGCGGTGGCGCAGGCGGTGCTCACCGGAGCCGTGGACCTGGGCCTGATCGACGGTGCGGCGGCCCCCAGCGACCCGCTGCCGATGCCCGACGCGGGGCCCATGACCGGCCTGGCCGTGGCCGAGCAGCCCCTCGCCGTTCTCTTTCCCGCGGGCCACCCGCTGGCGCACCGGCGCTCCCTGCGCCTCCTCGACCTCGCCGACGCCCACTGGATCGACGCCCCCGACACCGCCGTTCCCCTCGCCCAGCTGCGCGCCGCCGCCAACACCGACGGGTTCCGCCCGCACATCACGTATCGCGGAACCGATGTGTACGGCCTCGGGCTGTTCGTCGCCGCGGGACACGGACTGGCGGCCCTGCCCCTCGCCCTCACCGCCGACCTGCCGGGCACGACCGGCATCCGGCTCTCCGCCCCGCGCCTGGTCCACCGCACCGAACTGCTCCATCCCAGGGCCCCGACGGCCGTCGCGCAGGAGCTCATCGCCGGGCTCACCGGCTGACGGGGCGCGGAGGAGCAGAAGAAGGGGGCCGTCGGCCGGACCCGGGTCAGCCGGTGCGGTCGATGAGGAAAGGGAGCAGCGCGAGGATCTCGCCGAGCGCGGCCGGAGCGAGCGGCACGCTCTCCAGGCTGCGCCGGGCGCCGTCCAGCTGCCGGTGGGCCTCGGCCAGGGTGGCGGAGCGTCCGCCGGCCTCCTCGACGAGCTCGGCCGCCCGCCGGGCGTCGGTGCCGTCGAGCGGATTTCCGGTGCCGAGCAGTGTGGCGAGCCGTCGGGCGGCGGGATGGTCCGTGGCCAGGGCCGAGAGGACGGGGTAGGTCTTCTTCAGCCGGCGCAGATCGCTGTGCACGGGCTTGCCGGTGACCTCGGGATCGCCCCAGATCCCGAGCAGATCGTCCACCGCCTGGAACGCCACCCCCAGATGCCGGCCCGCTCGGGCGAGCGCGTCGACGGTCGGGGTCGGGGCACTCGCGAACACCGCGCCCAGGCCCGCCGCGCAGCCGAGCAGCGCACCTGTCTTGTGTTCGGCCATCCACCGGTACTCGTGCGGCTGGACCGCTTCGGGCCCGCTCCACGGCCGGGACTCGAAGAGCAGGTCGTCGGCCTGGCCGCGGACCAGGTCGGCCAGCGTCCCGGCGAGATGCCGGACCGCCGTCGCGCTGTGGCTTCCGGGCGAGTCGGCCAGGGTCTGCACGGCCAGCGCGAAGAGCGCGTCGCCCGCGAGGATCGCCGGGCCGGTTCCGTACGCCTTCCACACGGTGGCGCGCTGTCTGCGGGTCTCGTCGCCGTCCATGATGTCGTCGTGGAGGAGGGAGAAGACGTGGATCAGTTCCACGGCGACCGCGCCGACCACCGCGTCCTCTGCCGGTGCCCCGGCGGCCTCGGCGCTGAGCAGCGTGAGGGCCTGGCGGATCCCCTTGCCCTGTGAGCCCGGGGCAGGGCTGCCGTCCGCCGCGCCCCACCCGAGGGAGAAGGCGGCCATCTCCGCGTGCCACGGATGCAGGCGCCGCACGGCCTGTGCGAGCGCCGGGCGCACGAGGTCGCGGCAGCGGGCGAGCACCTCCGGCGCCGCGGCCTGTCGGGTTGCGGGCGGTGGTGTCATCGTCGTCCGCTCTCCTCGTCCGTGTCGCCGTCGATCGGGGCCACTCCGAGTTCGGCGTACGCCTTGTCCACCATGTCCCGGGCGTTGAGCAGACCGATCCGGCTGAGGGTGCTGCGCAACTCGTGCAGATCCGCCGCGGTGTCGTTGCGGTCGCGGCCGAGCCGGGCGAGCGATTTGACGAGACCGAGCCGGGCCAGCGCCTCACCCCGGGGTTCGGTCATGGCGCGGAACTCCGCGAGCGCTTCCTCGTACACCGCGCGTGCCTCCTCGTAACGGCGGGCGCGGAAGAGGACATTGGCGCGCATCTTGTGGTTGTAGGCGAGCGCACTGGACAAATTCATCTCGCGGCAGGTGAGTTCGGCCTCCGAGAGCAGAGCGAGGGCGCGCTCCGTGTCGCCGTCCCGCAGGGAGATGATGTCGGCCATGCCGCGCAGGGCCCACGCCCGGCCGCGCCGGTCGTCCGCGTTACCGGCAAGTTCGGCCGCCTCCTCGAACATGGCCAGGGCCGTGTCGAGCGAGCCGGTGTTGCGGTGGATCTGCGCGATTCCCTCCAGCGCCCACACGGTGTGACGCGCCTCGCCGCGCGCGCGTGCTTCGGCGAGCAGCTGTTCGTGCAGTGCCGCGACGGTCCGGTAGTCGCCCTGTATTCGACCGGTCTCCGCGAGGCCGGCGAGGGAGTAGCCGCGGGCGACGATGTCCCCGCCGCGCTTGCCCATGTCGGCCGCGAGCCCCAACAACCTGAAGGCAAGCCTGAGTTCACCGCGCTGTCGGGCCAGCGTCCCCCCGCTCCACAGCGCCCAGGCCATCGCCCCGAGGTCACCGGCCGAGCGGGCGGACCGGTAACTGGCCTTCCAGGCCCGATCGGCTTCCGCCACATTGCCGAGCCTGCGGTGCGCCTCGGCGACGGCGAGCCCGCACCGGGCCACCTCCTGTTGCGAACCGGAGAGCTCGGCCTCTCTCAAGTGACGTACTCCTTCTGCCAGTACGTCTGTGAGAGAGGAGTTCACCGACATCTTGGTGAGGGCGCCTTGGTACTCGGGCGCCAGTGCCTTGCTGTGCATGGGGGCCTTTCATGCGCGGCCGGATCGGGACGGAAGCGACTATGCACTCAATGTATACATTGCGTGCATAGGTATCTGATGGACGGACCCGGGTGTTCGTGGGGGTCGGAGGCGGGTTTGTCGCTTGTGGCGAACCGCCTTGCTGTGGATCAAGACGACGGTCGCGCGTCCGAGGTTGCTCCGCGATCAACGGAAGTCGACATCGTCGGTACGGAGAGACTGCGAGCCGGTGGCCGATTCCTCGCCATCCGGCCAAAACCACCCCGGCGTCGCCAAGTCCACCCGTAATGCCGAAGAGTGTTAGCGGTTACTGTCGCCCGCGTATGTCCTGGCCATGGTAAAAGACAGAAACATTTGAGGGTCTCTTGCGTCTCATGGCAATCGCTTACATGCTGGCGCGCAGCCCGCACAACACTCCGATTCCGTTGATCCTCATAGGAGTTTCCGGATGCGTCCTGCCCGAACACCGTTCACCGCTCCGGCT of Streptomyces sp. NBC_01363 contains these proteins:
- a CDS encoding nitroreductase family protein; the protein is MPAQPLDEGTLKELVADATAAPSMHNAQPWRFQYRRSTRTLTLRAEFDREMPEADPSTRGLHVGCGAALLNLRASASHRGLDAVTTLLPVPGDPALVASVRLHEGTGVPATPADAALAALYPAIRHRHTSRYPFDDRAIPDDVRALLTEAARREGVEFAFLPPDHLEGVLVLIRDGEGFDLRDPAREAEQRYWTRDTSREAPVDGVPDYAFGPTDASGRALNRDFAGTDIVPGRADALFEDRPQLALLRTARDRPADWLRAGQALERVLLTAVLHGLVASFATQPLEWPELRHLLRAPALGTGHPQMIVRLGYGPEGPCTPRRPVAEVLTIEP
- a CDS encoding 2OG-Fe(II) oxygenase; its protein translation is MTDTTHPARPAGTVRDLVDATDWTALTDELAAHGSAPTGRLLTSAQCREIAALYDETERFRSTVDMARHRFGSGQYRYFSHDLPEVVGELREAFYPHLLHIARDWSAKLGTSAPWPDELAEWLGMCHAAGQSKSAQILLRYGAGDWNALHRDVFGDMLFPLQVVIGLDVPGTDYTGGEFLMTEQRPRAQSRGSATTLLQGHGLVFTTRDRPVASRRGWSIAPMRHGVSTVRSGRRRTLGLVFHDAR
- a CDS encoding LysR family transcriptional regulator; this translates as MDPHLLRTFVAVVEQRSFSAAAQALGYTQSAVSQHIAALENDLGTRLVERRPVGPTAAGERLMEHASPLLLRLDAARADVARVGRTHPTGLTLACGPAALTPAVAGELARLRTDTPGLAVDVQVLGRAAVAQAVLTGAVDLGLIDGAAAPSDPLPMPDAGPMTGLAVAEQPLAVLFPAGHPLAHRRSLRLLDLADAHWIDAPDTAVPLAQLRAAANTDGFRPHITYRGTDVYGLGLFVAAGHGLAALPLALTADLPGTTGIRLSAPRLVHRTELLHPRAPTAVAQELIAGLTG
- a CDS encoding polyprenyl synthetase family protein, which gives rise to MTPPPATRQAAAPEVLARCRDLVRPALAQAVRRLHPWHAEMAAFSLGWGAADGSPAPGSQGKGIRQALTLLSAEAAGAPAEDAVVGAVAVELIHVFSLLHDDIMDGDETRRQRATVWKAYGTGPAILAGDALFALAVQTLADSPGSHSATAVRHLAGTLADLVRGQADDLLFESRPWSGPEAVQPHEYRWMAEHKTGALLGCAAGLGAVFASAPTPTVDALARAGRHLGVAFQAVDDLLGIWGDPEVTGKPVHSDLRRLKKTYPVLSALATDHPAARRLATLLGTGNPLDGTDARRAAELVEEAGGRSATLAEAHRQLDGARRSLESVPLAPAALGEILALLPFLIDRTG
- a CDS encoding tetratricopeptide repeat protein — translated: MHSKALAPEYQGALTKMSVNSSLTDVLAEGVRHLREAELSGSQQEVARCGLAVAEAHRRLGNVAEADRAWKASYRSARSAGDLGAMAWALWSGGTLARQRGELRLAFRLLGLAADMGKRGGDIVARGYSLAGLAETGRIQGDYRTVAALHEQLLAEARARGEARHTVWALEGIAQIHRNTGSLDTALAMFEEAAELAGNADDRRGRAWALRGMADIISLRDGDTERALALLSEAELTCREMNLSSALAYNHKMRANVLFRARRYEEARAVYEEALAEFRAMTEPRGEALARLGLVKSLARLGRDRNDTAADLHELRSTLSRIGLLNARDMVDKAYAELGVAPIDGDTDEESGRR